From a region of the Egicoccus sp. AB-alg2 genome:
- a CDS encoding AraC family transcriptional regulator: MTGPPVPEIRRIEIDTADREVAHGFIRDHYGEHTAAPPRRDEPFRYRSVVVDVGAARVSWLTYAGDATSAWTFEDLALVGVLADGGHAIDFGRGHTVQRPGLPFLLPPLDELRLQWQGPRLTAYTVPLGLLEHVGADVPGSERGLLRFTAPHPTTPSAARHLLAALRYLHHLAGEPELLGSPLVTAQASRLLATAILQAFPNRALVREADDDGLATTAAVRRATAYIEVNADRDLTIGDIARAAGVGVRSLQRAFQRHHGTSPSGYLRRVRLDRAHQDLRLADPGTGATVAGIAARWGFSNPGRFAGAYLHAYGQPPSHTLHR; encoded by the coding sequence ATGACGGGTCCACCAGTCCCGGAGATCCGTAGGATCGAGATCGACACGGCCGACCGCGAGGTGGCTCACGGCTTCATCCGTGACCACTACGGCGAGCACACGGCCGCCCCGCCGCGACGTGACGAGCCGTTCCGCTACCGCAGCGTGGTCGTCGACGTCGGCGCGGCCCGCGTCTCCTGGCTGACCTACGCCGGTGACGCCACCTCGGCGTGGACGTTCGAGGACCTCGCGCTGGTCGGGGTCCTCGCGGACGGCGGCCACGCCATCGACTTCGGTCGCGGGCACACCGTCCAGCGACCGGGTCTGCCGTTCCTGCTGCCCCCGCTGGACGAGTTGCGCCTGCAGTGGCAGGGCCCGCGGCTGACCGCCTACACGGTGCCGCTGGGCCTGCTCGAGCACGTCGGGGCGGACGTCCCCGGGAGCGAGCGCGGCCTCCTGCGCTTCACCGCACCGCACCCGACCACCCCGTCCGCGGCCCGGCACCTGCTGGCGGCACTGCGCTACCTGCATCACCTGGCCGGCGAACCCGAGCTCCTCGGAAGCCCGCTCGTGACGGCGCAGGCGTCGAGGTTACTGGCGACCGCGATCCTGCAGGCGTTCCCGAACCGGGCCCTGGTGCGCGAAGCCGACGACGACGGTCTCGCCACGACGGCCGCGGTCCGTCGGGCGACCGCCTACATCGAGGTCAACGCCGACCGCGACCTCACCATCGGTGACATCGCCCGAGCGGCCGGTGTGGGTGTCCGCTCGCTCCAACGTGCGTTCCAGCGGCACCACGGCACCAGTCCCTCCGGCTACCTGCGACGCGTCCGGCTCGACCGGGCGCACCAGGACCTGCGGCTCGCGGATCCGGGCACGGGCGCGACGGTCGCCGGCATCGCGGCCCGCTGGGGCTTCAGCAAC
- a CDS encoding YkvA family protein, with the protein MAGPSRARQYLSGHRDPRRLRAAARAGSGAGSPGLWADVVATWRLLRAYLRGDYRAVRWRSILAVVTGVVYFLSPVDLIPDVFVLLGLTDDAIVVSLVFGVVRQELTGFRAWEQAQQGLDATVLRTVRSA; encoded by the coding sequence ATGGCCGGACCCTCACGCGCACGCCAGTACCTGTCGGGTCACCGCGACCCGCGTCGTCTTCGCGCGGCGGCGCGGGCCGGCTCGGGCGCCGGGTCGCCCGGTCTGTGGGCGGACGTCGTCGCCACGTGGCGGCTGCTGCGGGCGTACCTGCGCGGGGACTACCGCGCGGTGCGCTGGCGCAGCATCCTCGCGGTCGTCACCGGCGTGGTGTACTTCCTGTCACCGGTGGACCTGATCCCGGACGTGTTCGTGCTGCTCGGGCTGACCGACGACGCGATCGTGGTGTCCCTGGTCTTCGGCGTGGTGCGGCAGGAACTGACCGGCTTCCGGGCCTGGGAGCAGGCGCAGCAGGGTCTGGACGCCACCGTCCTGCGCACCGTTCGCAGCGCCTGA